The genomic window TGCGCTTGGCCCGGTGAGCCGTGGAGCCCGCCGTGCGGCCCGAGCCGAGGAGCGAGCGCAGCGGTGCCAGGGTGTCGTTGGTGAGCCGCCCGGACCAGGCCAGCTCCCAGAGGACATCGGCCAGTTGGAGGTCCGTCGCGTCGGGATGGGTGGTGGCGCGGACCTGGTCGGCGATCTGGCGGAAGAACAGCCCGTATCCGCCGGAGAGCGCGGCGAGCACGGATTCGTGGAGGGCGGTCGGCTCCAGCGGGTGCGGCTGAGGGAGCAACAGCGGGGCGGCGTCCGCCAGATAGAGGGAGACCCAGCCGTCCTTGCCGGGCAGGGCGCCCGCACCGGCCCACACCACCTCGCCCGTCGTCGTCAGCTCGTCGAGCAGGGCCGGCGAGTAACCCGAGACGCGGGAAGGGAGGATCAGCTTCTCCAGCGCGGAGGCGGGCACGGGAGCACCCTGCAACTGCTCGACGGAGCGGGCCAGTCCGTCGATGCCGCGCAGGCTGTTGTTCCCCAGGTGCTGCCACTGGGGGAGGAAGGTGGCGAGCGCGGCCGGGGTGACCGGCTCCAGCTCCTGGCGCAGCGCGGCCAGGGAACGGCGCCGCAACCTCCGCAGCACGGCAGCGTCGCACCACTCCTGGCCGATGCCCGAGGGGTGGAACTCGCCCTGCACCACTCGCCCGCCCGCGGCGAGGCGCTGGAGCGCCCCGTCGGTGACCGCCGCCCCCAGGCCGAACCTGGCGGCCGCCTGCGACGAGGTGAACGGCCCGTGCGTACGGGCGAAGCGGGCCAGCAGATCGCCCAGCGGGTCCTTGACCGGCTCCATGAACGCCTCGGGGACACCCACCGGGAGCGCGGTGCCCAGCGCGTCCCGCAGCCGTCCGGCGTCCTCGATCGCCGCCCAGTGGTCGCCCCCCGCGATCCGCACCCGGATGGCGCGGCGGGCCCCGGCGAGCTCCTCGGGCCAGCGCGGATCGGCCCCGCGCCCGGCCAGCTCGGCGGTCGTCAGCGGCCCCAGGACCCGCAGGGCGTCGGCGACCCCCTCGGCGTCCTTGATCCGGCGGTCCTCGGCGAGCCACTGGAGCTCGCGCTCCAGCTCGGTCAGCACATCGGCGTCGAGCAGCTCGCGCAGCTCGGCCTGGCCGAGCAGCTCGGCGAGGAGCCGGGAGTCCAGGGACAGGGCGGCGGCGCGCCGCTCGGCGAGCGGCGAGTCCCCCTCGTACAGGAACTGCGCCACGTATCCGAAGAGGAGGGACCGGGCGAAGGGGGACGGCTCGGGGGTGGTGACCTCGACCAGCCGGACCCGGCGCGACTCGATGTCGCCCATCAGTTCCTCGAGGCCCGGGACGTCGAAGACGTCCTGGAGGCACTCGCGGACGGCCTCCAGGACGATCGGGAAGGAGCCGAACTCGCTCGCCACCTGCAACAGCTGTGCCGCGCGCTGACGCTGCTGCCACAGCGGAGTGCGCCGGCCGGGGCTGCGCCGCGGCAGCAGGAGCGCGCGCGCCGCGCACTCGCGGAACCGCGAGGCGAACAGGGCGGAGCCGCCCACCTGATCGGTGACGAGCCCGCCGATCTCGCCCTTGTCGAAGACGGTGTCGGCCGCGCCGACGGGGGCCTGCTCGCTGTCGTAGGCCGTGTCCGAATGGACCGGGTCCTGGTCGAGCAGGTCGAGGCCCATGAGATCGGCGTCGGGCAGCCGGAGCACGATGCCGTCGTCCGCGTGCATCACCTGGGCGTCCATGCCGTACCGCTCGGCGAGACGGGCGCCGAGCGCGAGCGCCCACGGCGCGTGGACCTGGGCGCCGAACGGCGAGTGCACCACGACCCGCCAGTCGCCCAGCTCGTCGCGGAACCGCTCGACGAGGATCGTCCGGTCGTCGGGCACATGGCCGCAGGCGCGGCGCTGCTCGTCCAGATACGCGAGCACATTGCCGGCCGCCCACGCGTCGAGACCGGCCGTCATCAGCCGCAGCCGGGCGTCCTCCTCGGAGAGGGAACCGACCTCGCGGAGGAACGCGCCCACCGCACGGCCGAGTTCGAGCGGGCGGCCCAGCTGGTCGCCCTTCCAGAACGGCAGCCGGCCGGGAACCCCGGGGGCCGGGGAGACCAGCACCCGGTCGCGCGTGATGTCCTCGATCCGCCATGAGGTGGTGCCCAGGGTGAAGACGTCCCCGACGCGGGACTCGTACACCATCTCCTCGTCGAGCTCGCCGACCCGGCCCCCGCCCTTCTTGGGGTCCGCCCCGGCGAGGAAGACACCGAACAGACCCCGGTCCGGGATCGTGCCGCCCGAGGTGACCGCGAGCCGCTGCGCGCCGGGACGCCCCGTGACCGTCCCGGTGACCCGGTCCCACACCACGCGCGGACGCAACTCCGCGAAGGCGTCGGACGGATAGCGCCCCGCGAGCATGTCCAGCACGGCCGTGAAGGCCGACTCGGGCAGCGAGGCGAAGGGCGCGGCGCGCCGCACCAGGGCGAGCAGATCGTCGACCTGCCAGCTGTCGAGGGCGACCATGGCGACGAGCTGCTGCGCCAGCACGTCCAGCGGGTTGGCGGGGATGCGGAGCGACTCGATCGAACCGGTGCGCATCCGCTCGGTCACCACGGCCGCCTGGACCAGATCGCCCCGGTACTTGGGGAAGACCACGCCCGTGGAGACCGCGCCGACCTGGTGCCCCGCGCGGCCCACGCGCTGCAGACCGGAGGCGACGGACGGCGGTGACTCGACCTGGACGACCAGGTCCACGGCGCCCATGTCGATGCCCAGCTCCAGACTGGACGTCGCGACGACCGCGGGCAGTCGGCCCGCCTTCAGGTCCTCCTCGACGAGGGCACGCTGCTCCTTGGAGACCGAGCCGTGATGGGCGCGGGCGAGCAGCGCCGGGGCGCCGTGCGCCGCCCCGGACTGCGCCATGATCTCGGCCGGGGGAGCGCCCTCGGGGAGCGGCTCTCCCACGGCCCTTTCGTACGCGATCTCGTTCAGCCGGTTGCACAACCGCTCCGCCAGACGACGGGAGTTCGCGAAGACGATCGTCGAACGGTGAGCCTGCACCAGGTCCGCGATCCGCTCCTCCACATGCGGCCAGATCGACGGCTTCTCACCTGGGCTGTCCGGCTCGGAGGCCGGTGAGCCGCCGAGCTCGCCCAGGTCCTCGACCGGGACGACGACGGAGAGGTCGAACTCCTTGCCGGACGGCGGCTGGACGATCTCCACCTTGCGCTGCGGCGAGAGATAGCGGGCCACCTCGTCCACGGGCCGGACCGTGGCCGAGAGCCCGATCCGGCGGGCCGGGCGCGGCAGCAACTCGTCCAGCCGCTCCAGCGACAGGGCGAGGTGCGCGCCCCTCTTGGTCCCCGCGACCGCGTGCACCTCGTCCAGGATCACCGTCTCGACGCCGGTCAGCGCCTCGCGAGTGGAGGACGTGAGCATCAGGAACAACGACTCGGGGGTCGTGATCAGGATGTCCGGCGGACGGGTCGCCAGTGCCCTGCGCTCGGCGGCCGGGGTGTCACCGGAGCGGATCCCGACCCGCACCTCGGGCTCCGGCAGGCCCAGGCGAACGGACTCCTGGCGGATACCGGTCAGCGGGCTGCGCAGATTCCGCTCGACATCGACCGCGAGCGCCTTCAGCGGGGACACGTACAGCACACGGCAGCGCTTCTTCGCGTCCGCGGGCGGCGGACCGGACGCCAGCCGGTCCAGGGCCGCGAGGAACGCGGCCAGGGTCTTTCCGGAGCCGGTCGGGGCGACGACCAGCACGTCCGAACCCCGTCCGATCGCCTGCCAGGCGCCCTCCTGGGCCGCGGTGGGCGCACGGAACGCCCCCGTGAACCATCCGCGGGTCGCGGGGGAGAAGGCGTCGAGCGCGGTCCTGGACATGCACCCATCCTGCACCCGACCACTGACAACCGCCCCGACCTGCGAGAATGTCCGTATGGCCAAGGACGAGTGGGCGCGGCTCTGGCAGCACGAGCGGCTGCCCGGCATCGATCTGCTCAGGGCCCGCTACGTGCGCCACACCTTCCCCCGCCACAGCCACGAGGGGTACGTCTTCGGCACGATCACCGGCGGGATCGAGGAGGTCGGACTGCCCGGCGGAGTCGTGCACGCCGGGCCCGGCACCGTCGTCATGATCAACCCGGAGGTCCCGCACACCGCCAGGGCCGGGGTGCCCGAGGGCTGGGTGTACTCGATCCTGTACCCGTCGTCACAGGTGGTCGCCGAGATCGCCGCCGAGACGACGCCGATCCGCGGTACGCCGGGCTTCGCCGAGACCGATGTGGCCGACCGCCAGGCGGCGCACCTCATCCGCGAGTTCCACCGCGCGGCGGAGCAGGGCAACGCCCTCGCCGCCGACAGCGTGCTGAGGATCGTGGTCGCCCGGATGCTGCGCCGGTACGGGAGCGCACTGCCGACGCGTGAGACGCGAACGGCCGGCGCACTCAACGCGGAGCGCGCCCGGGCGCTGCTGGAGGAGCGCATGGACGACCCGCCCACGCTCCATGCCCTGGCCTCCGAGCTCGGCACCAGCCCGTTCGCCCTGCTGCGCGCCTTCCGCGACAGCTACGGGATGCCCCCGCACACCTGGCTCACCGACGCGCGGGTCCGCCGCGCCCGCCAGTTGCTGGACGGGGGCGCCGCTCCGGCGGAGGCCGCCGTCTCGGTCGGCTTCACCGACCAGCCCCATCTCACCCGGCACTTCGCGCGGATCGTGGGCGTGCCGCCCGGCGCGTACCAGCGGGGGCGCGGGCTCGGCGCCGCCCGCTGACGCAGGCGCGGGGCCGGGCGGGCGCGCAAGAACGTACAAGACCGGGTCCGGAGCGCTCCCGTACCGTCCACGACGTGGCAGAACGGACAGCACCAGCAGACATACCCATGGATCCCACGACCCCCATGGATCCCACGACCCCCATGGACACGACGGCCCCCTTGGACGACGGGCCGACGACCGAGGCTCCCACGCCGGCGTCCTCCACCCCGTCGTCCTCCGAGCCGGCGGCTCCCGCGGACGTACCGGCGAAAGCCGATACCGCCGTCGTACGCGACGCCCTCGGCGTCGGGGTCGCCGTGGGACTCTCGGGCTTCGCCTTCGGCGTCACCGCGGCGGGCGCGGGACTCGGCCTCCTGCAGATCTGCGCGCTCAGCCTGCTCGTCTTCACCGGCGCCTCCCAGTTCGCGCTGGTGGGTGCGCTGGCGGCGGGCGGCAACCCGCACACCGCCGCGGCGGGCGCCTTCTTCCTCGGTACCCGCAACGCCTTCTACGGCCTGCGCCTCTCCCAGTTGCTCGCCGTGCCGCGGGCCGTGCGGCCCTTCGCCGCCCACTGGGTCATCGACGAGACCGCGGCAGTCGCCCTGGCCCAGCCCACCCGTCGTGCCGCACGCCTGGGCTTCACCGTCACCGGCCTCACGCTCTACGTGCTGTGGAACCTGACCACGCTGCTCGGGGCGCTCGGCGCGGAGGCGATCGGCGACACCGACGCCTGGGGGCTCGACGCCGCAGGGCCCGCGGTCTTCCTCGCCCTGCTCGCACCCATGCTGCGTACGTCCACCGAGCGGGTCGTCGCCGGCGTCGCGGTCGTCCTCGGGCTCGGCCTGCTGCCGGTGCTCCCCGCAGGGGTGCCCGTGCTCGTCGCGGCGCTCGCCGCGCCCGCAGTCCTCTGGCTCGAAGGCCGCAGGATCGGGAACAAGCGGAGCCCCAGCGACCGGACCACCGGTGACCTGGCCACCAGCGACTCGACCACCAACAAGCGGAAGGCAGCGGACCGTTGAACGTCTGGATCGCGATCGGGGCGACCGCGGCCGCCTGCTACCTCGTCAAACTGGCGGGGCTCCTGGTCCCCGCCGGAGTCCTGGAGCGCCCGCTCGTCCAGCGGCTCGCCGCCCTGCTCCCCGTCGCGCTGCTGGCCGCACTCACGGCGCAGGAGACGTTCAGTTCCGGCAGCGCCCTGGTCTTCGACGCGAGGGCCGCGGGACTGGGCGC from Streptomyces sp. FIT100 includes these protein-coding regions:
- a CDS encoding ATP-dependent helicase, with product MSRTALDAFSPATRGWFTGAFRAPTAAQEGAWQAIGRGSDVLVVAPTGSGKTLAAFLAALDRLASGPPPADAKKRCRVLYVSPLKALAVDVERNLRSPLTGIRQESVRLGLPEPEVRVGIRSGDTPAAERRALATRPPDILITTPESLFLMLTSSTREALTGVETVILDEVHAVAGTKRGAHLALSLERLDELLPRPARRIGLSATVRPVDEVARYLSPQRKVEIVQPPSGKEFDLSVVVPVEDLGELGGSPASEPDSPGEKPSIWPHVEERIADLVQAHRSTIVFANSRRLAERLCNRLNEIAYERAVGEPLPEGAPPAEIMAQSGAAHGAPALLARAHHGSVSKEQRALVEEDLKAGRLPAVVATSSLELGIDMGAVDLVVQVESPPSVASGLQRVGRAGHQVGAVSTGVVFPKYRGDLVQAAVVTERMRTGSIESLRIPANPLDVLAQQLVAMVALDSWQVDDLLALVRRAAPFASLPESAFTAVLDMLAGRYPSDAFAELRPRVVWDRVTGTVTGRPGAQRLAVTSGGTIPDRGLFGVFLAGADPKKGGGRVGELDEEMVYESRVGDVFTLGTTSWRIEDITRDRVLVSPAPGVPGRLPFWKGDQLGRPLELGRAVGAFLREVGSLSEEDARLRLMTAGLDAWAAGNVLAYLDEQRRACGHVPDDRTILVERFRDELGDWRVVVHSPFGAQVHAPWALALGARLAERYGMDAQVMHADDGIVLRLPDADLMGLDLLDQDPVHSDTAYDSEQAPVGAADTVFDKGEIGGLVTDQVGGSALFASRFRECAARALLLPRRSPGRRTPLWQQRQRAAQLLQVASEFGSFPIVLEAVRECLQDVFDVPGLEELMGDIESRRVRLVEVTTPEPSPFARSLLFGYVAQFLYEGDSPLAERRAAALSLDSRLLAELLGQAELRELLDADVLTELERELQWLAEDRRIKDAEGVADALRVLGPLTTAELAGRGADPRWPEELAGARRAIRVRIAGGDHWAAIEDAGRLRDALGTALPVGVPEAFMEPVKDPLGDLLARFARTHGPFTSSQAAARFGLGAAVTDGALQRLAAGGRVVQGEFHPSGIGQEWCDAAVLRRLRRRSLAALRQELEPVTPAALATFLPQWQHLGNNSLRGIDGLARSVEQLQGAPVPASALEKLILPSRVSGYSPALLDELTTTGEVVWAGAGALPGKDGWVSLYLADAAPLLLPQPHPLEPTALHESVLAALSGGYGLFFRQIADQVRATTHPDATDLQLADVLWELAWSGRLTNDTLAPLRSLLGSGRTAGSTAHRAKRTVPRGRYGSLTAAAARPVSRTGPPTVSGRWSLLPAQEPDPTHRAHALARTLLDRHGVVTRGAVAAEGVEGGFSATYRILSAFEDSGQARRGYVVEGLGAAQFAMDGAVDRLRAAATARDRADGQAAPRAVVLAAADPANAYGAALPWPEPPTDAGHKPGRKAGSLVVLVDGELTLYMERGGKTLLSWPTEPDAPPLRAATDALASAALAGTLGTVTVERINGASSLTSRLARTLEESGFHATPRGLRIRA
- a CDS encoding AraC family transcriptional regulator produces the protein MAKDEWARLWQHERLPGIDLLRARYVRHTFPRHSHEGYVFGTITGGIEEVGLPGGVVHAGPGTVVMINPEVPHTARAGVPEGWVYSILYPSSQVVAEIAAETTPIRGTPGFAETDVADRQAAHLIREFHRAAEQGNALAADSVLRIVVARMLRRYGSALPTRETRTAGALNAERARALLEERMDDPPTLHALASELGTSPFALLRAFRDSYGMPPHTWLTDARVRRARQLLDGGAAPAEAAVSVGFTDQPHLTRHFARIVGVPPGAYQRGRGLGAAR
- a CDS encoding AzlC family ABC transporter permease, whose amino-acid sequence is MDPTTPMDTTAPLDDGPTTEAPTPASSTPSSSEPAAPADVPAKADTAVVRDALGVGVAVGLSGFAFGVTAAGAGLGLLQICALSLLVFTGASQFALVGALAAGGNPHTAAAGAFFLGTRNAFYGLRLSQLLAVPRAVRPFAAHWVIDETAAVALAQPTRRAARLGFTVTGLTLYVLWNLTTLLGALGAEAIGDTDAWGLDAAGPAVFLALLAPMLRTSTERVVAGVAVVLGLGLLPVLPAGVPVLVAALAAPAVLWLEGRRIGNKRSPSDRTTGDLATSDSTTNKRKAADR
- a CDS encoding AzlD domain-containing protein; this translates as MNVWIAIGATAAACYLVKLAGLLVPAGVLERPLVQRLAALLPVALLAALTAQETFSSGSALVFDARAAGLGAAAVALVLRAPFLVVVAAAVLVTAGVRALGG